From one Candidatus Thioglobus sp. NP1 genomic stretch:
- a CDS encoding septum formation initiator family protein has translation MNNNSKGLFGFILKYKVSLLLSIILFFLIKQNIFENNFPNVILKKQSVIKEIENKNLNLQKNNALLFNQITNYTEEDMSLIESKARYKYGLVKEGEVFFKVNKIINNDNLVDSSNSAL, from the coding sequence ATGAATAACAATTCAAAAGGATTATTTGGATTTATTCTTAAATATAAAGTTTCACTGTTACTTTCAATTATTTTGTTTTTTTTAATAAAGCAAAATATTTTTGAAAATAATTTTCCTAATGTGATTTTAAAAAAACAAAGTGTTATTAAAGAGATAGAAAATAAAAATCTTAACCTCCAAAAAAATAATGCTTTACTTTTCAATCAAATCACTAACTATACAGAAGAAGATATGTCACTAATTGAGTCTAAAGCAAGATACAAGTATGGCTTAGTAAAGGAAGGGGAAGTTTTTTTTAAGGTAAATAAGATTATTAATAATGATAATTTAGTTGACTCTTCTAACTCTGCTCTATAA
- the ispD gene encoding 2-C-methyl-D-erythritol 4-phosphate cytidylyltransferase produces MNTDNCFLIIPASGIGKRMNEIMPKQYLKLDNGKSIIDQCLKTLLSIDRITACVVAVAAEDDQFKLSSYFNHPKILSIVTGGKERHLSVFNALNSLSNIANNNDWILVHDAVRPCILSEDIENLIDQVFDHPVGGILATRIIDTVKQISSQKELSTIDRKTLYHAQTPQMFRFGILNEALKKSIEFDNIITDESEAIENLGHSIKIVKGSKSNIKITQTDDLKLANYYLK; encoded by the coding sequence ATGAATACTGATAATTGCTTCTTAATCATTCCAGCTAGCGGAATTGGTAAGCGTATGAATGAGATAATGCCAAAGCAATACCTAAAACTTGATAATGGTAAGTCAATCATTGACCAGTGTCTTAAGACCCTTCTATCTATTGATAGAATTACAGCCTGTGTTGTTGCTGTAGCTGCTGAAGATGACCAATTTAAATTATCATCTTATTTTAATCACCCAAAAATACTTTCTATTGTTACAGGAGGAAAAGAAAGGCATCTTTCGGTTTTTAATGCACTAAATTCATTAAGTAATATAGCAAATAATAATGATTGGATTTTAGTTCATGATGCAGTTCGACCATGTATTCTAAGCGAAGACATTGAAAACTTAATCGACCAAGTTTTTGATCATCCTGTTGGTGGCATTCTAGCAACAAGAATTATTGACACAGTTAAACAAATTAGTTCTCAAAAAGAGCTATCAACGATTGATCGAAAAACACTTTACCATGCTCAAACGCCACAAATGTTTCGATTTGGTATTTTAAATGAGGCCCTAAAAAAATCTATTGAATTTGATAATATCATCACTGATGAATCTGAGGCTATTGAAAACTTAGGTCATTCTATAAAAATTGTTAAAGGATCTAAAAGCAATATTAAAATTACTCAAACAGATGATCTTAAATTAGCTAATTATTATTTAAAATAA
- the ispF gene encoding 2-C-methyl-D-erythritol 2,4-cyclodiphosphate synthase — MEIKTGIGQDSHAFEKKPGKLLVLAGIEVNHPFGLKGNSDADVIFHAMTNAISSITGKNVLGFQADQLVKQGVIDSQAYLQVALDDLSDWKINHIAISIECLNPKISPLIELMKENISKICNVTLSDIGITATSGEGLTAFGKGKGIQAITIITVNKT; from the coding sequence ATGGAAATAAAAACAGGTATTGGACAGGATTCACATGCATTTGAAAAAAAACCAGGAAAGCTATTAGTTCTTGCAGGTATTGAAGTCAATCATCCTTTTGGCCTCAAAGGAAATAGTGATGCAGATGTAATTTTTCATGCTATGACTAATGCTATTTCTAGTATCACTGGTAAAAATGTTTTAGGTTTTCAGGCTGATCAACTAGTTAAGCAAGGAGTAATTGATAGTCAAGCATATTTGCAAGTTGCTTTAGATGACCTCAGTGATTGGAAAATAAATCATATTGCCATAAGCATTGAGTGTTTGAATCCAAAAATATCTCCTTTGATTGAACTTATGAAGGAAAATATTTCTAAAATCTGTAATGTAACTTTATCAGATATTGGCATAACTGCAACTTCAGGGGAAGGCTTAACTGCCTTTGGAAAAGGCAAAGGGATTCAAGCAATTACCATTATAACTGTAAATAAAACATGA
- the murC gene encoding UDP-N-acetylmuramate--L-alanine ligase has product MTLINNPTRSKINKIHFIGIGGSGMSGIAEVLANLGYEISGSDIQSNTATEKLEKLGCKIIYTQKAENVLGKQAVVVSSAINKNNPELQEARHQKLLIVPRAEMLAEIMRFRFGIAISGTHGKTTTTSLIVQIMTEAKLDPTYIIGGIINATGMNAKLGKSDYLIAEADESDASFLHLQPMLSVITNIDEDHMSTYSHNYDNLTDAFIKFTSNLPFYGICVACIDDNGVKDILKKIHRPVLSYGFSENADVKASNIQQNELRMTFDVNCSKYDKKFPVILNLIGNHNILNALAAISVAIELEIKIEDIQKALLNFSGVSRRLDFHQYLSINVYKVPLFDDYGHHPNEISAVVSSLRNTYPDKRLLVIFQPHRYSRTRDLFNDFVSCLSKVDALVLLNIYSANEAPINTVSSSTLADSIRRRSSIDPIVVKNIDEIIEILPNIASEDDVILTLGAGDVHKIPHQLKDHFSK; this is encoded by the coding sequence ATGACTTTAATCAATAATCCTACTCGTTCAAAAATAAATAAAATTCACTTTATCGGCATTGGGGGTTCTGGGATGAGTGGAATTGCTGAAGTGCTTGCTAATTTAGGTTATGAAATTTCTGGATCAGATATTCAGTCAAACACAGCTACTGAGAAACTTGAAAAACTAGGTTGTAAAATTATTTATACTCAAAAAGCTGAAAATGTTTTGGGAAAGCAAGCTGTGGTTGTCTCTTCAGCAATTAATAAAAATAATCCCGAACTCCAAGAAGCCAGACACCAAAAATTATTAATCGTTCCAAGAGCAGAAATGTTAGCTGAAATTATGCGCTTTCGTTTTGGAATAGCGATATCAGGAACGCATGGAAAGACTACAACTACAAGTCTTATTGTGCAAATAATGACTGAAGCTAAACTTGATCCAACCTATATTATTGGTGGGATTATCAATGCAACAGGTATGAATGCTAAGTTAGGCAAAAGTGATTACTTAATTGCTGAAGCAGATGAGAGTGACGCATCCTTTCTTCATCTTCAACCAATGCTTAGTGTCATTACAAATATTGACGAAGATCACATGAGCACCTACAGTCACAATTATGATAATCTTACTGATGCCTTTATTAAATTTACATCAAATTTGCCGTTTTATGGCATATGCGTTGCTTGCATTGATGATAATGGAGTTAAAGATATCCTTAAAAAAATTCATCGGCCTGTTTTGAGCTATGGTTTTAGTGAAAATGCTGATGTAAAAGCATCTAATATTCAGCAAAATGAATTAAGAATGACCTTTGATGTTAACTGCTCTAAATACGATAAAAAATTTCCAGTTATATTAAATTTAATTGGAAATCATAATATTCTAAATGCGCTCGCAGCTATAAGTGTTGCGATTGAGCTTGAAATAAAAATAGAAGACATTCAAAAGGCTTTATTGAACTTTAGTGGCGTTTCAAGAAGATTAGACTTTCATCAATATTTATCTATAAACGTTTATAAAGTCCCTCTCTTTGATGACTATGGTCACCATCCAAATGAGATTTCTGCAGTTGTTAGTTCACTTAGAAATACATATCCAGACAAAAGACTTTTAGTAATTTTTCAACCTCATAGGTATTCTCGCACTAGAGATTTATTTAATGATTTTGTAAGTTGCCTATCCAAAGTTGATGCATTAGTATTGTTGAATATTTATTCAGCAAATGAAGCCCCAATAAATACTGTTAGCTCATCTACTCTTGCTGACTCTATTAGAAGAAGAAGTTCAATTGATCCTATAGTTGTTAAAAATATTGACGAAATAATAGAAATACTACCCAATATAGCTTCTGAAGATGATGTCATACTTACTCTTGGTGCTGGTGATGTTCATAAAATACCACATCAATTGAAAGATCATTTTTCTAAATAA
- the murB gene encoding UDP-N-acetylmuramate dehydrogenase has translation MIKLNEPMSKHCSLRTGGQTSQFFVPEDEAALSNFLKNNKTQLLFVGLGSNLLVRDRGFDGTTIHTKNFNSLDISRNFIDSGAGTSLAKLSRFSQANLKYGAEFLSAIPGSVGGALAMNAGAFGSEIWQYVVSVKTINLTGDIQERFPGDYKINYRSVIHHFSGEFFISARFNFDLKQPQDNVRDLLHKRNSTQPIGLASCGSVFKNPKDTYAAKLIESSGLKGFCIGGACVSEKHANYIINQNNASAMDIENLIAHIQNTIKDKHNIELETEIIIV, from the coding sequence ATGATTAAATTAAATGAGCCAATGTCAAAACACTGCTCTTTAAGAACAGGGGGTCAGACAAGTCAATTCTTTGTTCCTGAAGATGAAGCAGCTTTATCTAATTTTTTAAAAAATAACAAAACACAACTTTTATTTGTTGGTCTTGGTAGCAATCTTTTAGTTAGGGACAGGGGCTTTGATGGAACAACCATACATACTAAAAATTTTAATAGCCTTGATATTTCAAGAAATTTTATTGACTCTGGAGCTGGGACTTCTCTAGCAAAGTTATCAAGATTTTCTCAAGCTAATTTGAAATATGGTGCTGAATTTTTAAGTGCTATACCAGGAAGTGTTGGTGGTGCTCTCGCTATGAATGCTGGTGCTTTTGGCTCTGAAATTTGGCAATATGTTGTCTCTGTCAAAACTATTAATTTAACTGGAGATATTCAAGAAAGATTTCCAGGTGATTATAAAATTAATTACCGTTCAGTTATTCATCACTTCAGTGGTGAATTTTTTATTAGCGCTCGATTTAATTTTGATTTAAAACAACCCCAAGATAATGTTCGTGACCTTCTTCATAAACGAAACTCAACACAACCCATTGGATTAGCTAGTTGTGGAAGTGTCTTTAAAAACCCAAAGGATACTTATGCAGCTAAACTAATAGAATCTAGTGGTCTTAAAGGTTTTTGTATCGGTGGAGCTTGTGTTTCTGAAAAGCATGCAAATTATATTATTAATCAAAATAATGCGAGTGCTATGGATATTGAAAACCTAATTGCTCATATTCAAAATACAATTAAAGATAAGCACAATATTGAACTTGAAACTGAAATTATAATCGTATGA
- a CDS encoding D-alanine--D-alanine ligase gives MIAVLMGGYSAERDISLLSGNAVYESLVKSNIKCFKFDLNKDNITDLWCEKIDKAFIVLHGRGGEDGFIQSELKKRNIPFTGSDEKASNLCMNKAATKEMWNKYDLPLSPSIVAKKGDELNPIYFSLPWAIKPTLEGSSIGISKVSDKKNLEQALENAWQYNDEALIEKWIEGDEYTVSILNNKTLPSIKISSDHDIYDYHSKYFSEKTEYLCPSDLSNAQEKKIQMIALKAFNVMGASGWGRVDFILDSKKNPYLLEINTVPGMTSHSLVPMAAKASNISFEQLILKILNG, from the coding sequence ATGATTGCTGTTTTAATGGGTGGCTATTCTGCAGAAAGAGACATATCTCTATTAAGTGGGAATGCTGTATATGAGTCTTTAGTTAAAAGTAATATTAAATGCTTTAAATTTGATCTTAATAAAGATAATATTACTGATCTTTGGTGCGAAAAAATTGATAAAGCATTTATTGTATTGCATGGCAGAGGTGGTGAAGATGGATTCATTCAAAGTGAACTTAAAAAAAGAAATATTCCTTTTACTGGTTCTGATGAAAAAGCTTCTAACCTTTGCATGAATAAAGCAGCTACTAAAGAGATGTGGAATAAATATGATTTACCATTATCACCATCAATTGTTGCTAAAAAAGGTGATGAACTTAATCCAATTTACTTTTCGCTTCCATGGGCGATAAAGCCAACTTTAGAAGGATCAAGTATTGGTATTAGTAAAGTGAGTGATAAAAAAAATTTAGAACAAGCCCTGGAAAACGCATGGCAATATAATGATGAAGCTTTAATTGAGAAGTGGATTGAGGGAGATGAATACACTGTTTCAATCCTTAATAATAAAACTCTTCCTAGTATAAAAATTTCATCTGATCATGATATCTATGACTATCATTCCAAGTATTTTAGTGAAAAAACTGAATATCTATGTCCATCTGATCTTAGTAATGCACAAGAGAAAAAGATTCAGATGATTGCCCTGAAGGCCTTTAATGTTATGGGAGCATCTGGTTGGGGCAGAGTTGACTTTATTCTTGATAGTAAGAAGAATCCTTACCTATTAGAAATTAATACCGTTCCAGGCATGACATCTCATTCACTAGTTCCAATGGCTGCAAAAGCCTCTAACATTTCCTTTGAACAATTAATTTTAAAAATTCTTAATGGCTAA
- a CDS encoding cell division protein FtsQ/DivIB: MAKLRRNYLKKQRKPIKVILVKILKGLFYLIIILSFASSIYLINNSKLFEPSITWEIRGDFETLTNQNNEINNSSIINKYFVETITHQYDDLIKSVLENKYLIELSQINKNVEKHPWVSKANAERIFWNKIRVTVENHDIAMQWGSEGFISSKGILYLPRFLISSDTPIGIVSKDNIKQFYIDFKKYQATLGSLKIARFERSAIDQLILENNIKVILGYQKQSERLDLFIKVYKNFKKCKKDRPTCIFDMRYPRDFAFSYSPL; the protein is encoded by the coding sequence ATGGCTAAATTAAGAAGAAATTATTTAAAAAAACAAAGAAAACCAATTAAGGTTATTTTAGTTAAGATTCTGAAAGGTTTGTTTTATTTAATTATAATTTTGTCATTTGCAAGTTCGATATATTTAATAAATAATTCAAAATTATTTGAACCAAGTATTACTTGGGAAATTAGAGGTGATTTTGAAACTTTGACTAATCAAAATAATGAAATTAACAACTCATCTATTATTAATAAATATTTTGTAGAAACTATAACCCATCAATATGATGATTTAATAAAGTCAGTTCTAGAAAATAAATATTTAATAGAACTTTCTCAAATCAATAAAAATGTGGAAAAACACCCATGGGTTTCCAAAGCTAATGCAGAGAGAATATTTTGGAATAAGATTAGAGTTACAGTTGAAAATCATGATATAGCAATGCAATGGGGGTCAGAAGGATTTATTTCTTCTAAAGGTATTTTATATCTACCCAGATTTTTAATTTCCTCAGATACTCCTATTGGAATTGTTTCAAAAGATAATATTAAACAGTTTTATATAGATTTTAAAAAATATCAAGCAACATTAGGATCATTAAAAATTGCCCGCTTTGAGAGGTCAGCTATTGACCAATTAATACTTGAAAATAATATAAAAGTAATTTTAGGCTATCAAAAACAAAGTGAACGACTTGATCTATTTATCAAGGTCTATAAAAATTTTAAAAAATGTAAAAAAGATAGGCCAACATGTATTTTTGATATGAGATATCCAAGAGACTTTGCATTTAGTTATTCGCCATTATAA
- a CDS encoding LysM peptidoglycan-binding domain-containing protein — protein MIVIFLSACQSVVDNNKKLSTFKSKSDSPYQVIDESNLWTLIANNQQINSEINPRIQSQINRIKNNPEYLSIISKRAKPYLYLVVSELEKQGLPIEIALLPIVESDYYPFSYSHGTAVGLWQFIPSTGKMYGLKESWWHEDRRGVLTSTQAAALYLKDLNNMFDGDWLLAIAAYNAGPGRIQRAIDKNIELGLNTDYWSLDLPNETEKYVPKLLALAEVIKAPSSFNQSLVKINNEPFLKKIELNSQFDLALIAQWTGLTIEEIYTFNPGLRRWATPVLLPYSLLLPLNVVEDFEINLSKSGERPKISWARYRIKKGDSLSLIANKYNTTTLQIQNVNELRDDIIRIGDYLIVPLAEQNEGYYSLSENQREKSRLNIQKNSEKITYMVVAGDSLWKIAKIYNTSINNLVRWNQINPSESLSIGKELVILLNNKSRTELAKIANTGIDISRKIVYTVKIGDNLSKIAQKYQVKVADIQSWNDLNEKHILQPGDKLTITINVVNSNLS, from the coding sequence TTGATTGTTATATTTCTTTCCGCGTGTCAAAGTGTTGTTGATAATAATAAAAAATTAAGCACTTTTAAGTCTAAATCAGATAGCCCTTATCAAGTTATTGATGAATCTAATTTATGGACTTTAATTGCAAATAATCAGCAAATAAATAGTGAGATTAATCCAAGGATTCAAAGTCAAATTAATAGGATTAAAAATAATCCTGAATATTTATCTATAATATCAAAGAGGGCCAAGCCCTACTTATATTTAGTAGTTTCTGAGCTAGAAAAACAAGGTTTACCAATTGAAATTGCGTTATTACCAATTGTAGAGTCAGATTATTATCCCTTTTCTTATTCCCATGGAACTGCAGTTGGTCTATGGCAATTTATCCCATCAACAGGAAAAATGTATGGCCTCAAAGAGAGTTGGTGGCATGAAGATAGAAGAGGTGTATTAACTTCAACTCAAGCAGCAGCTTTATATTTAAAAGATCTTAATAATATGTTTGATGGTGATTGGCTATTAGCAATAGCGGCCTATAATGCCGGACCAGGGCGAATTCAAAGAGCAATAGATAAAAATATTGAACTTGGACTAAATACAGATTACTGGAGTCTTGATTTACCAAATGAAACTGAAAAATATGTTCCAAAACTTTTGGCATTAGCTGAAGTTATAAAGGCGCCATCAAGCTTTAACCAAAGCTTAGTCAAAATAAATAATGAGCCGTTTTTAAAAAAAATAGAGCTAAATTCGCAATTTGATTTAGCTTTAATTGCTCAATGGACAGGCCTTACTATTGAAGAAATTTATACCTTTAATCCTGGACTACGAAGATGGGCTACTCCAGTTTTATTACCATATTCTTTGCTCTTACCTTTAAATGTTGTTGAAGACTTTGAAATAAATTTATCAAAGTCTGGCGAGAGACCAAAAATTAGCTGGGCTCGATATAGAATTAAAAAAGGCGATAGCTTGAGTTTAATTGCCAATAAATACAATACGACAACTTTACAAATTCAAAATGTCAATGAGTTAAGAGATGATATTATTAGAATAGGAGATTATCTAATTGTGCCTCTTGCTGAACAAAATGAAGGTTACTATTCTTTATCAGAGAATCAAAGAGAAAAAAGTCGGTTAAATATTCAAAAAAATTCTGAAAAAATTACTTACATGGTTGTTGCAGGAGATAGCCTTTGGAAAATTGCAAAAATTTATAATACTTCTATTAATAATCTTGTTAGATGGAATCAAATCAATCCATCAGAGTCACTTTCAATTGGAAAAGAATTAGTTATCTTGCTTAATAATAAAAGTAGAACAGAGTTAGCTAAAATAGCAAATACTGGAATCGATATTAGTAGAAAAATAGTTTATACAGTTAAAATTGGTGATAACCTTTCAAAGATTGCTCAAAAGTATCAAGTTAAAGTAGCTGACATACAATCTTGGAATGATTTAAATGAAAAACATATTTTGCAACCAGGTGACAAATTAACTATAACAATTAATGTAGTAAATTCAAATTTATCATGA
- a CDS encoding BolA family transcriptional regulator gives MNNMEEHINIQLKIALSPEYLEVVNESSQHSGPATESHFKIVVVSSKFDKMKLIDRHRFINKLFAEELQHIHALAMHTYTIDEWQKRQGAPDSPKCSSKS, from the coding sequence ATGAATAATATGGAAGAACACATAAATATACAACTCAAAATTGCTTTAAGTCCAGAGTATCTTGAGGTAGTAAATGAATCAAGTCAACATTCAGGACCTGCCACAGAATCACACTTTAAGATTGTGGTTGTTAGCTCAAAATTTGATAAGATGAAGCTCATTGATAGGCATCGCTTTATCAATAAACTTTTTGCTGAAGAACTTCAGCATATTCATGCATTAGCAATGCATACTTATACAATTGATGAATGGCAAAAGCGTCAAGGTGCTCCAGATTCTCCTAAATGTTCTTCTAAGTCATAG